A region from the Oncorhynchus clarkii lewisi isolate Uvic-CL-2024 chromosome 8, UVic_Ocla_1.0, whole genome shotgun sequence genome encodes:
- the LOC139415193 gene encoding alpha-1,6-mannosyl-glycoprotein 2-beta-N-acetylglucosaminyltransferase-like: MRLRFFKKNLLILMGVSLIIATVMIITRVLIYDEVTGVVAQENMLSGDMAKFQYGSVPVLMKSVYNANYHQYVQNADTYPGEPKLVLVIQVHNRPDYLKILIKSLENAAEVHNFLLIFSHDYFSEENNDIVQGITFCKVVQIYFPYSTQLYPSEFPGQDPRDCPRDISKDDALKTGCLNAEHPDSYGHYREASITQTKHHWWWKLHFVWERVQALHGYSGFAVFLEEDNYILPDLYHLYNEMVRYRKSSCPDCDMLALGNHNGVAEFDKLSNKVQTAGWMSTKHNIGMGISREVYYKLMGCNDDFCTYDDYNWDWTLQHLSGTCISKPLKVLVAQGSRVLHTGNCGLHQNKEACLPELALQKAQESLKLAKVSLYPQSLALTNTESMEHKAHMKNGGWGDIRDHVLCNNYAKRL; the protein is encoded by the coding sequence ATGAGGTTACGATTCTTTAAAAAGAACCTGCTCATTCTCATGGGTGTTTCTTTAATTATTGCCACTGTCATGATCATAACACGTGTATTAATTTATGATGAAGTCACGGGTGTTGTCGCTCAGGAAAACATGTTGTCTGGTGACATGGCGAAGTTTCAGTATGGTTCTGTTCCTGTATTGATGAAGTCTGTTTACAATGCCAATTATCACCAATACGTTCAGAATGCAGACACGTATCCTGGGGAGCCTAAACTGGTCCTGGTTATTCAGGTTCACAACAGACCAGACTACCTCAAAATACTTATCAAGTCATTGGAAAATGCAGCTGAGGTCCACAACTTTTTGCTGATTTTCAGCCATGACTATTTTTCAGAGGAAAACAATGACATAGTGCAAGGGATAACTTTCTGCAAGGTTGTACAAATATACTTCCCCTACAGCACACAGCTCTATCCCAGTGAGTTTCCTGGGCAGGATCCACGGGACTGTCCACGAGACATATCCAAGGATGATGCTTTAAAAACAGGATGCCTCAATGCTGAGCATCCAGATTCGTATGGCCACTATAGGGAAGCCTCCATCACACAGACCAAACACCACTGGTGGTGGAAACTTCACTTTGTGTGGGAGCGAGTGCAGGCTCTTCATGGTTACAGTGGCTTTGCAGTTTTCCTCGAGGAGGACAACTACATCTTGCCCGACCTCTACCACCTTTACAACGAGATGGTTAGATACAGGAAGAGCAGCTGTCCTGACTGTGACATGCTGGCGCTAGGCAACCACAACGGCGTGGCAGAGTTTGATAAGCTCAGCAACAAGGTGCAGACTGCCGGGTGGATGTCTACTAAGCACAACATTGGCATGGGCATTTCCAGAGAGGTGTACTACAAGCTGATGGGTTGCAATGATGACTTCTGCACCTATGATGACTACAACTGGGACTGGACCCTCCAGCACCTGTCAGGGACTTGCATCTCCAAGCCACTCAAAGTGCTGGTGGCCCAGGGATCCAGGGTTCTCCATACTGGGAACTGTGGGCTGCACCAGAACAAGGAGGCCTGTCTGCCTGAGCTGGCCCTACAGAAAGCACAGGAGTCTCTTAAGCTTGCCAAAGTCTCcctctaccctcagtccctggccCTAACAAACACAGAGTCAATGGAGCACAAGGCTCACATGAAAAACGGCGGGTGGGGTGATATCCGTGACCATGTTCTTTGTAATAACTATGCTAAACGTCTATGA